The Candidatus Bathyarchaeota archaeon region AAACTTGCTGCCAGGGCAGCCTACCATATTTCTTTACGTAGCTGACAAGCCCGCCTTCAGAGAGTATCTGCCATAGCTCGCTTGGTATCGGCTTTATTGAATAAAGTTTATTGCTCGAAACATTTCTTAATGAGCCGCGAACTAGATCGATTTCCAACAAATCGCCTTCATTTATCTCATTAACCTGCCGAAATTCGACTGCTGGAAGACCAATGTTTATTGCATTACGGAAAAAGATGCGCGCGAAGGATTGTGCAATAACCGCGCCTATTCCTAAATGTTTTAGAACGAGAGGTGCTTGCTCACGGCTGGATCCGCATCCGAAATTTTTGCCAGCTACTAGGATGTCCCCCTTTTCTACTTTCTTTGCAAAGTCTGGCATTATAGCCTCCATAGCATGCCTAGAGAGCTCATCAACATCCGTTATGCTGAGCTTATACTTTCCAGCAATTATAAGGTCGGTGTTGACGTTATCGCCGAACTTCCAAGCCTTTCCATAGATCTTCAAACTCTTTCGACCCCCTTCAAGAATTTTCTCGGATCAGTTATCACGCCTTCAATTGCTGTCGCAGCCGCAGTTGCAGGAGAGGCAAGATATATTTCCGCCTCCTGACTGCCCATTCTACCCTTGAAATTACGATTAGACGTTGATAGACAAACTTCACCCTGAGCTAAGAGCCCCTGATGAGCCCCAGCGCAGGGCCCGCATCCAGGATTACATAATATACAACCAGAATCTAGAAAGGTTTCTATTAGACCTTCTTTCAATGCCTGGATGAAAACCCTTCTCGAAGCCGGTGCAACTATCATTCGCACACCCTTCTTTACGCTTTTTCCCTTCAAAATTTTAGCTGCAACTCTGAGATCGCTGAGACGCCCGTTTGTACATGATCCTAGAAAAACCTGATCTACCTCTTTGCCCTCCAACTCTGCAACGGGCTTTACATTGTCAACTGAATGTGGACAAGCAATTTGAGGCTCAAGCTTGGAAACATCCACCCTCAGAATATCTGAAAAAGCGGCATCCTCATCATTTCGAATAATAGTTTTGAAGTTGCATTTGAGTGTAGTGAGAAAGTCGAATGTTTTTTCGTCAGGCTCAATAATACCTGTCTTAGCACCCATTTCGACAGCCATGTTCGTTAAGGTCAGTCTTCCTTCAATGTCCATATTCTTAACGGTTGATCCGCAAAACTCCACCGCCTTATACGTTGCTCCATCAGCTCCTATATCTCCAACAATTTTTAGAATGATATCCTTTGGTAGGACCATTGGCGGAAGACAACCCTCGATTATGATCCTCATGGTTTCCGGAACCTTGAACCAGAGCTTTCCAGATAGAAATACTGCGGCCATCTCGGTTGATCCTATGCCGGTTGCAAAGGCGCCTAGGGCCCCATATGTACAGGTATGCGAATCTGCACCAACAATGAGATTTCCGGGAAGAATTAGACCTGACTCGACCATTAACTGGTGGCACACTCCAGACCCAGCTTCATAAAGGGGCGCCCCAAATTTTTCGGCAAATTTCCTCATTGTGCTGTGCACTTTCGAAAACGTCTCAGTGGCGCTTGGAGCAACATGATCTATAACGATAAAAATTCGATCGGGTCGCCAAAGTCTATCGCCGCCCATTTCTTGAAAGGCCTGCATGGCAAGGAGCGCTGTTCCATCATGAATCATAGCGCCGTCCACCTCTGCTACTACAATGTCTCCTGCGTATGCATCGACGCCTGAGGCTTTGCTTAGAATCTTCTCAGATATTGTCTTGCCCATTTTTAGACCTCTACCGAGACTGCTTAAGATTTTTTCCAGTCTTTAATGTTAAGAAGCTTGTTTCTTGCGTTTTAACAGGAGCTTGTTTATCCCGTTTATCATGGCTTCGACGCTTGCCATAACGATATCCTCCCGTGCGCCGCGCGCTGAGACGACGTTTCCATCTCTATCTTCAACCTTTATTATTACCTCGGCTACCGCATCCGATCCCCCTGTTAATGCTTCAAGCCTATATTCTGTCAGTCTCACATTGGCTAGCTGATCCGTAATCTTTTGTATGGCTTTGATGGCTGCGTCTACAGGTCCGACGCCAGTTTCGGCGGCTACATATTCTTTTCCATCTATTAATAGTTTCACCGAAGCTGTTGGGATTACTCTTATGCCCGTAGTAACGGCAAAGTCTGTCAATTCGACGATCTTCTCTTCGGCTACCTCCCCCATAACCGTCCTAGCTATTGCGTAAAGATCGGCATCCGTCACTGTCTTTCCTTTATCGCCAAGATCCTTCACCCTATTCACTATTTCCTTTAGCTGAGCCTCAGTGGGGTAGATCCCTGCTTCTTCCAGTTCAGCTTTTATACCATGCCTACCTGATAACTTGCCTGAAAGAATTCTTCTCCGTCTGCCTACAACCTCAGGTTTAAATGGCTCGAAAGTCAGAGGCTTCACAGTAACCCCTCTGGTATGTATCCCTGACGCATGGGCGAAGGCATTTTCTCCGACAATAGCCTTATTCGGTTGGACAACGATCCCGGTTAATCTAGAGACTAGCTTTGAAGTCTGGTAGAGTAGCCTAGTGTTTATACCTGTCTTCTTTTTATATATAAGATGAAGGGCCATCACAACTTCTTCTAGGGAAGCGTTTCCAGCTCTTTCTCCTAAGCCATTTACGGCCACATGCACTTGTGATGCCCCAGCAAGGACGCCTGCCAGAGAATTAGCCACAGCCAGGCCGAAGTCGTTATGGCAGTGAACACTTATCGGCACTTTAAGTTCTGACCTTAGATTCTTGATTAGATTCTCCATTTTCTGGGGAGCCATGATGCCGACGGTGTCAGGTATATTTATCCTGTCAACTCCTGCTTCTTCAGCTGCTTTACACACCTTTATAAGAAAGTTAAGGTCAGATCTCGTTGCGTCCATGGGAGAAAATTCACAAAGTACACCATGATCCTTAATGTATTGGACGGCGCTGACGGCGGCTTCCAAAACCTTTTCAGGCGTCATGTTTAGCGCATATTTCATCTGAACCTTTGAAGTGGAAATGAACGTATGGATGGAATTCACGTTACATGAGAGAGCTACATCGATGTCTTCTTTAAGCGCCCTTGTCAACGCGCATATCTCTGCTCTTAAGCCAGCTGCGGCGATCTCTTTAATTGCCACTTGCTCGCCGCGAGATGCTGATGGGAAACCAGCTTCGATTACGTCCACCCCAAGCTTGTCCAGTTGAACAGCTATCTCCATTTTCTCTTCGGGTGTGAAGGATACTCCAGGCGTCTGTTCGCCATCTCGAAGAGTTGTATCGAAGATTCTAACATATTCAACCATAATACTTATCACTCCTCAAGATTGATTGCATATTATCTCCTGTGCGATAGCTTCGCCCATCTCAATAGTCTTTAGGGTTCCGCCAAGATCAGGGATTGACAGACCTTTCTTTAAGGCTTCAACAACTCCTTTTTCTATTGCTTCAGATGCGCGTAAACATTTTGGATCGCTGTATCTTTCACCTAGCCATTCAAGCATCATCTTTGAGGCAAGTATCATGGAGCAGGGATTGGCAGTATGTTTTCCGACACGTGTAGGTGCAGATCCGTGAACGGGCTCGAAGATTGCAAAATTATCGCCAATGTTCCCTCCGGGAGCCATTCCCAAACCTCCGACCAATTGTGCCGCCTCGTCGGATAAGATGTCGCCAAAAATATTAGTCGTAACTATCACGTCGTAATTTTGAGGCTCCTTAATAAGTCTCATAGAGATAGCGTCGACGTACTGTTCCTCATATGTCACATCAGGGTACTGCTTGGCAATTTCCCGACAGATACTAGCAAATAGGCCGCATGTAACACGTAAAACATTTGCCTTGTGGACCGATGTCACTTTTTTCTTCCCATTTCTTCTCCTTGCCAGCTCAAACGCCATCCTTGCAATTCGCTCGCAACCTTTCCTAGAAACAACCCTTAGGGCAACCGCCGTATCATTAATCATGAATTCGTACCCCTTATAAAGATCCTCCGTATTTTCCCTAACGATTACAAGGTCTATGTCACTTCTGAGACAAGGAACATTTGGATATGACTTTATGGGGCGTATGTTCGCATATAGGTCAAACAATATTCTTAGCTTAACGATAACGTCGGCCGCGGTCTCACCAACTGGCCCCTTGAGACATGCATGAGAATTTTTTATTGCCTCGATTGTCTCGGGAGGAAGGGCAACACCTCTCTTCTGGTAGCAGGTGTCTCCGGCCTCAAGTTCAAGAAAGGAGAATGCAAGACCAAATTTTCTTTGAATGGCACTTAGAACGTTCATTGTTGCTTCTGTCAGCTCAGGTCCGATTCCATCCCCAGGAATAACCGCGACGTTGTATTTCAACCTTTTCCGCCCATCCTCTTTTTTAAATGCTCAATTAACCCACCATCACTGAGAATCTGGAGAATGAAGTCTGGGAGCGGGATTGCCGTGAAAGTTTCGTTCTTCGACCTATTGATGATCCTTCCATCCTCTAGATAGACCTCCAATATGTCTCCGTCATCAATATGTCCAGATATGCCTTGGCATTCAAGAACTGGCAAGCCAATATTAATTGCGTTGCGATAGAAAATACGTGCAAAAGAGTCCGCTATCACGCATCTTACACCAGCATACTTGAGCGCAATTGGAGCTTGTTCGCGGCTGGACCCGCATCCAAAGTTCCTTCCAGCAACCAAAATTACTCCTTTCTCAGCTTTTTTCGCAAAGTCTCTATCCAACCCTTCCATTGCATGACTAGCTAGCTCCATAGGATCAAGAGTGGTCAAGTATTTACTTGGAATGATTAAGTCGGTATTCACATTGTCTCCGTATACGATGGCTAAGCCTTGAATCCTCAATATTTTGCCTCCCAAAAATCTCTCGGATCGATTATTTTTCCAGCAATTGCTGAAGCAGCCACGGTTGCAGGTGAGGCTAAGTATATCTTGGCGTCTGGGCTACCCATTCTACCAACAAAATTTCGATTGGAAGTGCTTATGCACACCTCACCGTTTGCCAGGAGC contains the following coding sequences:
- a CDS encoding isocitrate/isopropylmalate dehydrogenase family protein; protein product: MKYNVAVIPGDGIGPELTEATMNVLSAIQRKFGLAFSFLELEAGDTCYQKRGVALPPETIEAIKNSHACLKGPVGETAADVIVKLRILFDLYANIRPIKSYPNVPCLRSDIDLVIVRENTEDLYKGYEFMINDTAVALRVVSRKGCERIARMAFELARRRNGKKKVTSVHKANVLRVTCGLFASICREIAKQYPDVTYEEQYVDAISMRLIKEPQNYDVIVTTNIFGDILSDEAAQLVGGLGMAPGGNIGDNFAIFEPVHGSAPTRVGKHTANPCSMILASKMMLEWLGERYSDPKCLRASEAIEKGVVEALKKGLSIPDLGGTLKTIEMGEAIAQEIICNQS
- a CDS encoding 3-isopropylmalate dehydratase small subunit, with the protein product MKIYGKAWKFGDNVNTDLIIAGKYKLSITDVDELSRHAMEAIMPDFAKKVEKGDILVAGKNFGCGSSREQAPLVLKHLGIGAVIAQSFARIFFRNAINIGLPAVEFRQVNEINEGDLLEIDLVRGSLRNVSSNKLYSIKPIPSELWQILSEGGLVSYVKKYGRLPWQQV
- a CDS encoding 3-isopropylmalate dehydratase small subunit, producing the protein MRIQGLAIVYGDNVNTDLIIPSKYLTTLDPMELASHAMEGLDRDFAKKAEKGVILVAGRNFGCGSSREQAPIALKYAGVRCVIADSFARIFYRNAINIGLPVLECQGISGHIDDGDILEVYLEDGRIINRSKNETFTAIPLPDFILQILSDGGLIEHLKKRMGGKG
- a CDS encoding 2-isopropylmalate synthase, whose product is MVEYVRIFDTTLRDGEQTPGVSFTPEEKMEIAVQLDKLGVDVIEAGFPSASRGEQVAIKEIAAAGLRAEICALTRALKEDIDVALSCNVNSIHTFISTSKVQMKYALNMTPEKVLEAAVSAVQYIKDHGVLCEFSPMDATRSDLNFLIKVCKAAEEAGVDRINIPDTVGIMAPQKMENLIKNLRSELKVPISVHCHNDFGLAVANSLAGVLAGASQVHVAVNGLGERAGNASLEEVVMALHLIYKKKTGINTRLLYQTSKLVSRLTGIVVQPNKAIVGENAFAHASGIHTRGVTVKPLTFEPFKPEVVGRRRRILSGKLSGRHGIKAELEEAGIYPTEAQLKEIVNRVKDLGDKGKTVTDADLYAIARTVMGEVAEEKIVELTDFAVTTGIRVIPTASVKLLIDGKEYVAAETGVGPVDAAIKAIQKITDQLANVRLTEYRLEALTGGSDAVAEVIIKVEDRDGNVVSARGAREDIVMASVEAMINGINKLLLKRKKQAS
- the hacA gene encoding homoaconitase large subunit, whose amino-acid sequence is MGKTISEKILSKASGVDAYAGDIVVAEVDGAMIHDGTALLAMQAFQEMGGDRLWRPDRIFIVIDHVAPSATETFSKVHSTMRKFAEKFGAPLYEAGSGVCHQLMVESGLILPGNLIVGADSHTCTYGALGAFATGIGSTEMAAVFLSGKLWFKVPETMRIIIEGCLPPMVLPKDIILKIVGDIGADGATYKAVEFCGSTVKNMDIEGRLTLTNMAVEMGAKTGIIEPDEKTFDFLTTLKCNFKTIIRNDEDAAFSDILRVDVSKLEPQIACPHSVDNVKPVAELEGKEVDQVFLGSCTNGRLSDLRVAAKILKGKSVKKGVRMIVAPASRRVFIQALKEGLIETFLDSGCILCNPGCGPCAGAHQGLLAQGEVCLSTSNRNFKGRMGSQEAEIYLASPATAAATAIEGVITDPRKFLKGVERV